The stretch of DNA ACCGAGGATCGTTAATCCCACAATCCCGACAACGCAGAGGGTCGTAACCGTCAATGCGACGGGTCGCTTATAGAGGACGACACGCTCACTTTTGTCTAAGAACGGGAGGAACAGTAAGAGCACCATACCGACCGTCGGAATGACAAACGTTCCAACGATTTCGAGCGGACCTTGGAAATACTTCAGGAGTTGAAACAGGAATAGGAAATACCATTCGGGTCGCGGAGCATAATTCGCATTCGTTGGGTCGGCGACATCTTCAAGCGGAACAGGCACAAACAGCGCAACGGCTGCCAGAACTACAAAGAGGATTAGCATGCCGACAACGTCTTCAAAGACCTGATCCGGATAGAACGGTTTCCCTGCCTTCATCTCTTCTGAGGTGTTCTGTGGGGTACCTGAAGAACCGTAGTAGCGGACGAAGAAGAGGTGCACACCGACTAAACCGAAAGCCAGCCACGGTAACCAGATTGTATGGAGCGCGTAAAATCGAGACAGGGTCACCGCACCGATCTCGGTTCCACCGCGTAAGACCTTCGCAACAAAATCGCCCAAAATGGGGGCAGTGCTGGCGATTTCGACACCGACAACCGTTGCCCAGTATGCTTTCTCGTCCCATGGAAGGAGATAACCCGTGAATCCGAAACCGAGGACGACCAGCAGCAAGAGAACGCCGAATATCCAAGTCAATTCGCGCGGGGCTTTATATGAACCATAGAGGATGACGCGGAGCAGGTGCAGAAAGACGATGATGACCATCGCACTCGCACCCCAATGGTGCAACCCGCGAACGAATGATCCAAACGGCACCT from Candidatus Poribacteria bacterium encodes:
- a CDS encoding cytochrome bc complex cytochrome b subunit is translated as MRQFLNERHLRKPLPKHINLLFSLGSLAMFLLLLQAATGAFLALYYSPSPEHAHNAVTYISEEVPFGSFVRGLHHWGASAMVIIVFLHLLRVILYGSYKAPRELTWIFGVLLLLVVLGFGFTGYLLPWDEKAYWATVVGVEIASTAPILGDFVAKVLRGGTEIGAVTLSRFYALHTIWLPWLAFGLVGVHLFFVRYYGSSGTPQNTSEEMKAGKPFYPDQVFEDVVGMLILFVVLAAVALFVPVPLEDVADPTNANYAPRPEWYFLFLFQLLKYFQGPLEIVGTFVIPTVGMVLLLFLPFLDKSERVVLYKRPVALTVTTLCVVGIVGLTILGASSPKLETQETPQPTEQLESTPPTDTETAEVEEGEAVFDFQLTDEEIEGTEAAEEVFDFQLTEEELQ